A stretch of the Thermofilum adornatum genome encodes the following:
- a CDS encoding ferritin: MNDQTLPLEFNKQMNQELRNAYLYFAMASYFDGLSLKGFANYFKVQAREELGHAMKFYEFIIDRGWKIEIQDIPRPKSSWGSILEAVEDFLAAEVENTKRIWRLVDLARESGDKAAESFLQWFVNEQVEEEKNANELLAMLKLTKEHPSAIFALERVLAERK, from the coding sequence ATGAATGACCAAACTTTACCTTTAGAGTTTAACAAGCAAATGAACCAAGAATTAAGAAATGCCTATCTTTATTTTGCCATGGCTAGCTATTTTGACGGGTTGTCTCTTAAGGGATTCGCTAATTATTTTAAAGTGCAGGCTAGAGAAGAATTAGGCCATGCAATGAAGTTCTACGAATTTATTATTGATAGAGGTTGGAAAATAGAGATACAAGACATACCGAGGCCGAAATCTTCCTGGGGAAGTATCCTTGAGGCAGTTGAAGACTTCTTGGCGGCAGAGGTTGAAAACACAAAGCGTATTTGGAGACTTGTCGACTTAGCTAGAGAAAGTGGCGATAAGGCTGCAGAAAGTTTCCTGCAGTGGTTTGTAAATGAACAAGTAGAAGAAGAGAAAAACGCCAATGAGTTGCTGGCTATGTTGAAACTTACTAAGGAGCATCCAAGTGCTATATTTGCTCTTGAGAGGGTTCTTGCTGAGAGAAAATAG
- the sppA gene encoding signal peptide peptidase SppA has protein sequence MSGLKEKVWRKLPLIIILTVVILGVVLAVFSQRQPFTSLQPYVAQITITGTIDYSSSSILGTTTGVEEYIRLIKQAEEDPLAKAVIIVFDSPGGTFTASDDLYQAVKSLASKKLVVAYAKGLMASGAYMAALPAKVILASPTSEVGSVGVIMTVLNVENLLGKLGITVYTFKSGTLKDIGSPYRNMTEQEIKIMNDFVNYYFEIFKERVIMNRGKVSDEVFTGQPFTPVKAKEAGLIDDVCTYEEAVNRTKSLAGLPEDAPVIELKPRTPSLLDILFGASQGRSSITIPSILVLAMWPPPVAIVLP, from the coding sequence ATGTCCGGCCTAAAGGAAAAGGTTTGGAGGAAACTTCCTCTAATAATAATCCTGACAGTAGTAATTCTGGGAGTTGTTCTGGCAGTGTTTTCCCAGAGACAACCATTCACTAGCCTACAGCCTTATGTTGCCCAGATAACAATAACGGGGACAATAGACTACTCTTCTTCCTCGATTCTAGGAACAACGACAGGAGTAGAGGAGTACATTAGACTCATAAAACAAGCAGAGGAAGACCCCCTAGCCAAGGCTGTCATCATAGTATTCGACTCCCCAGGCGGAACATTCACCGCGTCCGACGACCTTTACCAGGCCGTAAAGAGCCTGGCCTCAAAGAAACTTGTCGTGGCCTATGCTAAGGGCCTCATGGCTAGCGGCGCATACATGGCCGCACTCCCCGCAAAAGTTATCTTGGCTAGCCCAACTAGTGAAGTAGGATCAGTTGGCGTAATCATGACTGTTCTCAACGTTGAAAACCTTCTTGGAAAACTAGGTATAACCGTCTACACATTTAAGTCTGGAACACTCAAGGACATTGGGTCCCCTTACAGGAATATGACAGAGCAAGAAATAAAGATAATGAACGACTTTGTAAACTATTATTTCGAAATCTTCAAGGAAAGAGTGATAATGAATAGAGGAAAAGTCTCTGACGAAGTCTTCACGGGTCAACCGTTTACTCCAGTAAAAGCCAAAGAGGCAGGTCTAATAGATGACGTATGTACATATGAAGAAGCAGTCAACCGGACAAAGAGTTTAGCGGGTTTGCCCGAAGATGCGCCAGTAATAGAGCTTAAGCCGAGAACACCATCGCTCCTTGATATCCTGTTTGGCGCTTCTCAAGGGAGGAGCTCAATTACTATTCCAAGCATTCTTGTCTTGGCGATGTGGCCTCCACCAGTCGCAATCGTTTTACCTTAA
- a CDS encoding dihydrolipoyl dehydrogenase has protein sequence MTKHYDVIVFGTGSAMNIVSELINEGQSYRYAVIENDMVGGICLTRGCIPSKMLIEVARNIRRIREADKFGINVSYSPPDFAWTMERVWKRIYKESKEIEHSLKHHPLIDLYQTNGTFVGDYTVDVGGREIEGEIVLLCTGSKPAVPRVPGIDEVKYYTNDNFFRELRKLPRKTVVIGGGFVGLELGFFLAMMGSQVTILQRGERILKEEEPEVSELLQRDLSRYMEIKTRHEVVEFRKNGDRQIVVAENKLTGENVELEADAILVASGRASNSDITKPEKTGVKTDEKGWIIVDEYLKTSKEGIWAFGDATGKQMYKHKANYESIIVYRNAFKGEEVKARYDAVPHAIFTEPEVASVGLREEEAMKKYDILVGIAGYEETAKGEAMMVSDYFVKVILDRETFRILGAHIIGPEASILIQEIVNLMYTPDGSAEPIYNGMHIHPALSEVVERAFFHLHEPGEWKKHHHH, from the coding sequence ATGACTAAACACTACGACGTCATCGTTTTTGGTACAGGCTCGGCCATGAACATTGTTTCTGAGCTAATAAATGAGGGTCAGAGCTACCGCTACGCAGTCATCGAAAACGACATGGTTGGCGGGATATGCCTAACCCGTGGATGCATACCCTCCAAGATGCTGATAGAGGTTGCCCGGAACATTAGGAGGATAAGGGAAGCAGACAAGTTCGGCATAAATGTGAGCTATTCTCCCCCAGACTTTGCTTGGACAATGGAAAGGGTCTGGAAAAGGATCTACAAGGAAAGTAAAGAGATAGAGCATTCCCTGAAGCATCATCCACTCATAGACCTATACCAGACAAATGGCACATTCGTGGGAGACTATACTGTAGATGTGGGGGGCAGAGAAATCGAGGGCGAAATAGTGTTGCTGTGTACAGGTTCTAAGCCAGCAGTTCCTAGAGTGCCAGGAATAGACGAGGTAAAATACTACACGAACGACAATTTCTTTCGGGAACTGAGAAAACTGCCACGGAAAACAGTCGTTATAGGCGGGGGATTCGTTGGGCTAGAGCTTGGCTTTTTCCTAGCTATGATGGGTAGCCAGGTAACAATACTCCAGAGGGGAGAGAGAATACTAAAAGAAGAGGAACCCGAAGTCTCGGAGTTGCTCCAGAGGGATCTATCCAGGTACATGGAAATAAAGACCCGCCACGAGGTGGTCGAGTTCAGGAAGAATGGAGACAGACAAATCGTGGTAGCCGAAAACAAGCTTACAGGCGAAAACGTCGAGCTCGAGGCAGACGCGATACTAGTTGCCTCGGGTAGAGCCTCGAACAGCGACATCACTAAGCCAGAGAAAACCGGTGTAAAGACAGACGAGAAGGGGTGGATAATAGTGGACGAATACCTAAAGACGTCTAAAGAAGGTATATGGGCTTTCGGTGACGCTACTGGCAAACAGATGTATAAGCACAAGGCCAACTACGAAAGCATAATTGTCTACAGGAATGCCTTCAAGGGCGAAGAGGTTAAAGCCAGATACGACGCGGTGCCACACGCAATCTTTACAGAGCCAGAAGTTGCAAGTGTTGGCTTGAGGGAAGAAGAGGCAATGAAGAAGTACGATATCCTTGTAGGGATAGCCGGCTACGAGGAGACGGCAAAGGGAGAGGCCATGATGGTTTCTGATTATTTCGTAAAGGTAATACTTGACAGGGAAACATTCAGAATCCTTGGAGCCCACATAATAGGCCCAGAAGCATCCATCCTGATACAGGAAATAGTAAACCTAATGTATACCCCCGATGGAAGTGCTGAGCCAATCTACAACGGCATGCATATACACCCAGCCCTCTCAGAGGTAGTGGAGAGGGCGTTCTTCCACCTGCATGAACCAGGAGAATGGAAAAAGCATCATCACCATTAG
- a CDS encoding class II SORL domain-containing protein, with product MAKKFGDLIYSPEVAAGEAVSKVETHTPKIEAPDEVKAGEPFYIKIKVGPHPNTLQHSIRWIEVYFEEEGRAFNPIMLSRIHLEPELVEPEVTLKLVLKKSGVIYALEYCNLHGVWEGRKAITVK from the coding sequence ATGGCAAAAAAGTTTGGAGACCTGATATATTCTCCGGAAGTTGCGGCAGGCGAAGCAGTCTCAAAGGTTGAAACCCACACACCAAAGATCGAGGCTCCCGACGAGGTCAAAGCTGGGGAACCATTCTACATTAAGATAAAGGTTGGGCCACATCCAAACACACTACAACACTCGATTAGGTGGATAGAGGTATACTTTGAAGAGGAGGGTAGAGCATTCAACCCTATAATGCTTTCGAGGATACATTTAGAGCCCGAGCTCGTAGAGCCAGAAGTTACACTCAAGCTTGTCCTAAAGAAGAGCGGAGTAATTTATGCCCTAGAATACTGCAACCTTCACGGTGTCTGGGAAGGCAGGAAAGCAATAACTGTAAAGTGA
- a CDS encoding UTP--glucose-1-phosphate uridylyltransferase, with translation MISKGVLLAAGLGTRLVPYSKEMPKEMLPIFYGFNGKMYLKPVIQVAFEQLYDAGIREFCFVVGRGKRAIEDHFTPDWDFVEYLERNGKDEYAELLKDFYEKIEKSFIVWVNQPIPRGTGHAVYMAKGFVGDDFFLAAAADNIFVGENVTEKVISLHGQTKKPVITVRKVKDPSRYGVIVGDKVAEFVYLVKGIVEKPKEFVSNLANVSLYIFPPEIFKAIEETKPSPRGEIEITDSIQLLIKSGVEFIAYESEADWVDVGNWESFLRAILVSLKHHMGSEALKNILQENLDL, from the coding sequence ATGATTTCTAAAGGAGTATTGCTTGCCGCAGGTCTTGGGACAAGGCTTGTCCCCTACAGCAAAGAGATGCCGAAGGAGATGCTACCAATTTTCTATGGGTTCAACGGCAAAATGTATCTTAAACCAGTAATACAGGTCGCTTTTGAACAGCTATATGATGCAGGGATACGTGAATTCTGCTTTGTTGTTGGACGGGGTAAACGTGCAATAGAAGACCACTTTACTCCTGATTGGGACTTTGTCGAATACCTTGAAAGAAATGGTAAAGATGAATACGCAGAGCTGTTAAAAGATTTCTATGAAAAAATAGAGAAGTCATTTATCGTCTGGGTAAATCAGCCTATCCCTAGGGGAACTGGGCACGCAGTATACATGGCTAAGGGATTTGTGGGTGACGATTTTTTCCTAGCCGCGGCTGCTGACAACATATTTGTGGGAGAGAATGTTACGGAGAAAGTTATCTCTTTGCATGGCCAGACTAAAAAGCCAGTCATAACTGTGAGAAAAGTAAAAGACCCAAGCAGATACGGAGTAATCGTTGGGGATAAAGTTGCGGAATTCGTTTACCTTGTAAAAGGCATAGTTGAGAAGCCAAAGGAATTTGTCTCCAACTTGGCAAATGTCTCTTTGTATATTTTTCCACCCGAGATATTCAAAGCGATAGAAGAGACGAAGCCAAGTCCACGGGGAGAAATCGAGATAACAGATTCAATCCAGCTTTTGATCAAGAGTGGCGTAGAGTTTATAGCTTATGAGTCTGAGGCAGACTGGGTAGATGTTGGAAACTGGGAGTCTTTCCTCAGAGCAATTTTGGTTTCGCTGAAGCACCATATGGGTTCCGAAGCTTTGAAAAACATCTTGCAAGAGAACCTAGACCTCTAA
- a CDS encoding asparagine synthetase A: MTKEQTKLILKQLHESKIKQLNELSPEEIERKRLTTRITTHTLRYLSEYFVEKGFEWIMPVILSKATDPLWPDPDFSIEKRIEIEIYGETVRTTHSMIVHKQVLVSLLAPRIFIFSPNIRIEKRERLNTGIHGYEFTQLDFEIRGASSADVRKFVEELLREYIAFLRARFSSELKELGTYDLLSFSIPFKVMDSREAEEKYGEKWPDILREELKEPLWIVNIPREFYDYEDEATGVWDNYDLYVPRVGEILSGARREYKYDKIVSKMKRDGVPLENYKVLLSLAKEGRLLPSAGAGIGVERLLLWVTGIEHIGELQLFPRVPGIVLEL, encoded by the coding sequence ATGACCAAGGAACAAACCAAATTAATTCTCAAGCAACTCCACGAGTCTAAAATAAAGCAGCTCAACGAGCTTTCCCCAGAGGAAATAGAGAGAAAAAGGCTAACAACACGGATTACGACACATACCCTACGTTACCTATCAGAATATTTTGTCGAGAAGGGTTTTGAGTGGATAATGCCCGTAATTCTCTCTAAAGCTACAGACCCCCTCTGGCCCGATCCCGACTTCAGTATCGAAAAAAGGATAGAGATCGAGATATATGGAGAAACTGTGAGAACCACCCATAGCATGATTGTACACAAACAGGTACTAGTTTCTCTTCTAGCTCCCAGGATCTTTATCTTTTCCCCCAACATCAGAATTGAAAAAAGGGAGAGACTCAACACAGGCATACATGGCTACGAGTTCACACAGCTAGACTTCGAAATACGTGGAGCCAGCTCCGCCGACGTAAGGAAATTCGTTGAGGAACTACTCAGAGAGTATATTGCATTCCTAAGGGCTAGGTTCTCAAGTGAATTAAAAGAACTAGGAACATATGACCTTTTGAGTTTCAGCATCCCCTTCAAGGTTATGGATAGCCGTGAGGCTGAGGAGAAGTATGGTGAAAAGTGGCCAGACATCCTTCGAGAAGAACTAAAAGAACCCCTCTGGATAGTTAACATTCCAAGAGAATTCTACGACTATGAAGACGAGGCGACAGGCGTCTGGGACAACTATGACCTATATGTTCCAAGAGTGGGAGAAATTCTGTCTGGAGCTAGACGAGAATACAAATATGACAAGATAGTTTCAAAAATGAAGAGGGACGGTGTGCCGCTTGAAAACTACAAGGTACTTTTGAGCCTAGCAAAGGAGGGAAGGCTTCTCCCAAGCGCTGGCGCAGGTATTGGTGTCGAGAGGTTGCTCCTATGGGTTACCGGAATTGAACATATAGGCGAACTGCAGCTTTTCCCAAGGGTGCCGGGAATAGTTCTGGAACTCTAA
- a CDS encoding DMT family transporter, producing MYGEILALMAALSFSGAALLYRAGVKNSDIHPLVLSGFRGIFALMFMLVVALFYPVNLAKPPVFYLIVAVSMLASFVAGDSAFLYGLQRAPVSIVYPVAYTFSISTSVFSHFLLNENLAMKDMLAAVFIIVGVFFVYRGSNSYKSNSLVGILAGLTASLFWGLGVSTMGLALHWGSSIEVNISRLTLLILLTSPLILNNREKLREQVKLSYLALGGIMGIGIGPLLFMSSIGLIGASRSSIFISSTPALTVVLSNVFLKEKTSGKLLLGALLVSVGLLIVSIK from the coding sequence GTGTACGGAGAGATACTTGCACTCATGGCTGCATTATCGTTCAGCGGGGCTGCGTTGCTCTATAGGGCAGGAGTAAAAAACAGCGACATCCACCCGCTTGTTTTGAGCGGTTTCCGCGGAATATTTGCACTTATGTTCATGCTGGTCGTCGCCCTGTTTTACCCAGTAAATCTAGCTAAGCCTCCAGTATTCTATTTAATAGTTGCAGTCTCCATGCTTGCCTCTTTTGTAGCCGGGGACTCTGCATTCTTGTATGGTCTCCAAAGAGCCCCCGTGAGCATAGTGTATCCAGTAGCCTATACTTTCTCTATTTCTACCTCTGTCTTCTCCCATTTTCTATTAAATGAAAACTTAGCAATGAAAGACATGCTTGCAGCAGTATTCATCATTGTTGGTGTTTTCTTTGTATATAGAGGCTCCAACTCCTACAAGTCCAACAGCCTCGTTGGGATACTTGCAGGACTAACCGCAAGCCTGTTCTGGGGGCTCGGCGTCTCGACTATGGGACTGGCACTGCACTGGGGGAGCTCTATAGAGGTAAATATCTCGAGGTTGACTTTGCTGATCCTGCTAACTTCGCCGCTCATCCTAAACAACAGAGAAAAGCTCAGAGAACAAGTAAAACTCTCTTATCTTGCTCTTGGAGGAATAATGGGTATAGGGATAGGCCCCTTACTCTTTATGAGCTCTATTGGGCTTATAGGCGCTTCTAGGTCAAGCATATTTATTTCTTCTACGCCGGCGCTGACGGTAGTCCTGTCAAATGTTTTCTTAAAAGAAAAGACCTCTGGAAAACTTCTTCTGGGAGCTCTACTCGTTTCAGTAGGTCTTCTTATTGTAAGCATAAAGTAG
- a CDS encoding MFS transporter, translating into MLTKKQKFVYGFARFGSTIFMGLYDFASFYIYWQVFKLDPALAGIMGAAGKITIMIASYIIGFISDSIWTRLGRRKPFILTGAPMLALSGFLHFTPIYFLTSIDQSSLFLWGVGTSVLFHIFYAWLLTPYQAWLPEISEPHERIDISMIQNLSNIFGQVVSTVTSFSAKMLVASGLLTPLMGLYALVLVALFTPQVFILPVERKTETIRPSLRDFLTVFRYPEYMKWMGVRGLMSASVQMLSISIVAYIEYVIGVEKTLASASFGLILVLFVAGAFPLWSRLGKTRGKGYALSLAITVLVVTLLLTPVPHFINETALKILFGYLIVAVGAVAVSAYVLFPYAVLADLAHWYQERTGENRAGLFTGFEGIPINIFESLAYLVTGYLMSLPNVNGYTMGLILWGPIGAFFALIALLLLKKTNIDPFLARNR; encoded by the coding sequence GTGTTAACTAAAAAACAAAAATTTGTCTACGGGTTCGCACGCTTCGGCTCTACAATTTTCATGGGTCTCTACGACTTTGCGAGCTTCTATATCTACTGGCAGGTCTTCAAGCTAGACCCCGCCCTAGCGGGAATTATGGGAGCCGCTGGAAAAATCACTATAATGATCGCCAGCTACATTATTGGCTTTATTAGTGACTCTATATGGACGAGGCTTGGCAGGAGAAAGCCATTCATATTGACAGGGGCCCCCATGCTTGCTCTCTCTGGCTTCTTACACTTCACACCAATTTATTTTCTAACAAGTATAGACCAGTCTTCCTTGTTTTTGTGGGGTGTGGGGACAAGTGTCCTTTTCCACATCTTCTATGCGTGGCTTCTAACTCCGTATCAGGCTTGGCTTCCAGAGATTTCCGAGCCTCACGAAAGAATCGATATATCAATGATACAGAACTTGTCTAATATTTTTGGGCAAGTTGTCAGCACTGTAACAAGCTTCTCCGCCAAGATGCTCGTTGCTTCTGGGCTGTTAACGCCACTTATGGGTCTATATGCCCTCGTCCTGGTGGCATTGTTTACTCCTCAGGTCTTTATACTACCTGTCGAAAGGAAGACTGAGACTATAAGACCCTCTTTAAGAGACTTTCTTACAGTTTTTAGGTACCCTGAATATATGAAGTGGATGGGTGTCAGAGGGCTAATGTCTGCAAGTGTACAAATGCTTTCAATCTCTATTGTTGCTTATATAGAGTACGTAATAGGAGTCGAGAAAACCCTAGCTTCTGCATCCTTTGGATTAATCCTTGTATTATTCGTTGCAGGTGCTTTCCCATTATGGAGCAGGTTGGGCAAAACACGCGGGAAAGGTTATGCCCTTTCATTGGCCATAACTGTCTTAGTAGTCACACTTCTCTTGACGCCTGTCCCTCATTTTATTAATGAAACTGCTTTAAAGATACTTTTTGGATACCTCATTGTAGCTGTTGGCGCTGTAGCAGTCTCGGCCTACGTGTTGTTCCCATACGCTGTACTTGCTGACCTCGCACACTGGTATCAAGAAAGAACTGGCGAAAACAGGGCTGGGCTATTCACTGGATTCGAGGGGATACCGATAAACATTTTCGAGTCACTTGCATACTTGGTCACTGGTTATCTAATGAGTCTGCCAAACGTAAACGGCTACACAATGGGTCTGATCCTGTGGGGACCTATAGGTGCGTTCTTCGCCTTGATAGCTCTCTTGCTCTTAAAGAAAACAAACATTGATCCATTTCTTGCCAGGAATCGTTAA
- a CDS encoding cyclophilin-like fold protein encodes MYLRITFSSKNGESMEILGHISQEDLGDILSKHLPVSSVAERWKEEIYFSTGIELSGPTTSRIVAGSLAYWPPGKALCLFAGPNQPYGPVIPLGWFLGPKHYVLQIENGSEVKVDVPRDEEYPPDMQKLVKLIRESGYLVAPRNWRDVVSIVGASTKRDTRIGFEIFVEKFGYIIESDPIFKRDFSAIDEALQLRIRAHLIKSRLDINEEGFVILSEYASNENDLIDKLNRLITDYQKVLDVLSLVS; translated from the coding sequence ATGTATCTCAGGATAACGTTTAGCTCAAAAAACGGGGAATCAATGGAGATTCTTGGACATATTTCACAGGAAGATCTTGGTGATATACTGAGCAAACATCTCCCAGTAAGTTCTGTCGCTGAAAGATGGAAAGAAGAAATCTACTTCTCAACAGGCATCGAGCTAAGCGGACCAACCACTTCTCGAATAGTCGCCGGTAGCCTTGCATACTGGCCTCCGGGGAAAGCCCTCTGCCTATTTGCCGGCCCAAACCAGCCGTATGGACCTGTTATACCCCTGGGATGGTTCCTTGGTCCAAAACACTACGTTTTACAAATAGAAAATGGATCCGAGGTTAAGGTAGATGTGCCCCGAGACGAAGAATATCCACCCGACATGCAGAAGCTCGTTAAATTGATACGTGAGTCTGGCTACCTAGTTGCACCACGCAACTGGAGGGACGTTGTAAGCATAGTTGGGGCCTCGACGAAGAGGGACACAAGGATTGGCTTCGAAATATTTGTTGAAAAATTTGGCTACATAATTGAGAGCGACCCCATATTCAAGAGAGACTTCTCCGCCATAGACGAGGCTTTGCAACTTAGGATAAGGGCACACCTAATAAAGAGCCGTCTAGACATAAACGAAGAAGGCTTTGTTATACTATCTGAATATGCATCAAACGAAAACGACCTCATAGACAAGCTAAACAGACTCATAACAGATTACCAGAAAGTCCTAGACGTTTTGTCGCTGGTGAGCTAA
- a CDS encoding glycosyltransferase family 2 protein: protein MESYTAIPLLSTIAMLLVVFPILLLLLYETLILAIANRRRNKANNNIHRASRGTLEAVVPIYSEPIELVVEKTRRNSAVLLTSPCFTRLTILSDDSSDYVRNLAEALGYDLPISIFHRPDRRGGRTGALDDYLKNVTATHFLILDVDAEPTLEIATKICTGLQNGGASVIPWEGYFTRGTRLAHAVKFFTDFGSDLLYRMRSQAGLFVFPLGSGTIYDKNVVLDVGGWGDNIIQDDIWMGVKLALNGYDTHLLGELSLRILVPSTLAAFKTQQKRWAYGTSDVLRRSALKLIKSHKLSFWRRLEMLAYMSLPLLTIPVSISFLLLPIAGALEQRITFGMFLEEILYMSSPFILIFPIYYYLYQRLMKKYSLKQTITNLGRFTAILTTLTPTLAWNSLKGLLGLPLSYEVTPKGKKETQEKKPKDPFYMLLWSTLSLFISVLNQNTIIGALSLAFFTASLWTLARAEKIVA, encoded by the coding sequence ATGGAAAGCTACACAGCGATACCACTTCTAAGCACAATAGCCATGCTCTTGGTAGTATTTCCAATACTTTTACTCCTCTTGTATGAGACCCTTATTTTAGCTATTGCAAACAGAAGAAGAAACAAAGCAAACAACAACATTCATAGGGCTTCTAGGGGCACATTAGAAGCTGTTGTACCAATCTATTCTGAGCCAATAGAACTAGTTGTCGAAAAAACAAGACGTAACTCAGCAGTCCTCCTGACAAGCCCCTGTTTCACACGCCTAACTATACTTTCAGACGACTCAAGCGACTACGTAAGAAATCTAGCTGAAGCCCTGGGATACGACCTCCCCATATCCATATTCCACAGGCCAGACCGTAGAGGCGGGAGAACTGGCGCACTAGATGACTATCTAAAAAATGTTACTGCCACTCATTTCTTGATACTAGACGTCGACGCTGAACCAACACTAGAAATTGCCACAAAAATTTGTACAGGGCTCCAAAACGGGGGAGCAAGTGTAATACCATGGGAAGGTTACTTTACAAGAGGGACGCGTCTAGCACACGCGGTAAAGTTTTTCACAGATTTTGGCTCGGATCTCCTCTACAGAATGAGGAGCCAGGCGGGCCTTTTTGTTTTTCCTCTAGGCTCTGGAACAATTTATGACAAAAACGTTGTCTTAGATGTGGGCGGCTGGGGAGACAACATAATTCAAGACGATATATGGATGGGGGTTAAGCTTGCCCTAAACGGCTATGATACACATCTGCTTGGAGAACTGTCTCTGAGGATTCTTGTCCCCTCGACGCTTGCTGCGTTCAAGACGCAACAAAAAAGATGGGCATATGGCACGAGTGACGTCTTGAGGAGATCCGCCTTAAAACTCATTAAAAGCCACAAGCTGTCTTTTTGGAGGAGGCTAGAAATGCTCGCCTATATGTCTCTGCCTCTTCTCACAATCCCCGTCTCTATTTCATTTCTCCTTTTACCCATAGCAGGGGCACTGGAACAACGTATAACTTTTGGCATGTTCTTGGAAGAAATCCTATACATGTCGTCGCCTTTCATTCTCATATTTCCTATATACTATTATCTCTATCAGAGACTCATGAAAAAATACAGCCTAAAACAAACCATAACAAACCTCGGAAGATTCACAGCCATACTAACAACGCTTACACCTACCCTTGCCTGGAACAGCCTGAAAGGGTTACTTGGCCTCCCTCTCAGTTACGAAGTGACACCGAAGGGAAAGAAAGAAACACAGGAAAAGAAGCCTAAAGATCCCTTCTACATGTTGCTATGGAGCACCCTAAGCCTCTTCATCTCAGTCCTAAACCAGAATACCATTATCGGGGCATTGTCCCTTGCATTTTTCACTGCATCTCTATGGACCCTAGCTAGAGCAGAAAAAATAGTCGCCTGA